The following coding sequences lie in one Alicyclobacillus curvatus genomic window:
- a CDS encoding threonine/serine exporter family protein, protein MRYENCERRLDGLPIGGDVNWRRCELNNTNSAPLRGRQQIVDVCLLAGKVMLENGAETYRVEDTMRRIAEACGSEAQSFVTPTGIVFSLEGEGATRVARVNERRIDLQKVTRTNDISRNFCQGSITLQEAHDELLMVESSHHAYRFWLQATAAAIASGCFLIMFQGVWPDFVDAVVCGGLGFAVAFSLHRFTRVKFFAEFMAALSVGLSTALLMKLGLGHMSEKIEIASVMPLVPGMLITNAVRDLMAGHLVSGTSKGVEALLTALAIGGGIATTLTLL, encoded by the coding sequence ATGCGATACGAGAATTGCGAAAGGCGGCTTGACGGACTGCCAATTGGAGGAGATGTGAATTGGAGGAGATGTGAATTGAACAACACAAATTCAGCGCCTCTAAGAGGCCGTCAGCAAATTGTCGACGTCTGCCTGCTCGCTGGGAAAGTCATGCTCGAAAACGGGGCTGAAACCTATCGTGTGGAGGATACGATGAGGCGGATAGCTGAGGCTTGCGGCAGTGAGGCACAGAGCTTTGTGACACCAACGGGTATTGTGTTCTCACTGGAAGGTGAAGGCGCAACCCGTGTGGCGAGGGTAAACGAACGCCGGATAGACCTGCAAAAGGTCACGCGAACCAACGACATCTCGCGGAATTTTTGTCAAGGGTCGATTACGTTGCAGGAAGCCCACGATGAGCTCTTGATGGTTGAATCGTCTCATCATGCGTATCGCTTTTGGCTGCAAGCAACAGCTGCAGCCATCGCAAGCGGATGTTTCCTCATCATGTTTCAAGGAGTATGGCCAGATTTTGTAGACGCCGTCGTCTGTGGCGGCCTGGGCTTTGCTGTTGCTTTCTCTCTGCATCGCTTTACACGCGTGAAATTTTTCGCAGAGTTTATGGCCGCACTCTCAGTCGGACTGAGCACCGCACTGTTGATGAAACTCGGCCTCGGTCACATGTCTGAGAAAATCGAGATTGCCTCCGTCATGCCGCTGGTGCCAGGCATGCTCATTACCAACGCGGTGCGGGACCTGATGGCTGGACATCTTGTCTCCGGAACATCCAAAGGCGTCGAAGCGCTTCTTACAGCACTTGCCATTGGCGGCGGTATCGCAACAACACTGACTTTGTTGTAA
- a CDS encoding threonine/serine exporter family protein — protein sequence MFQQLVISFLATAAFAIIFSVPRNLLVASGFVGMVGWGLYTGTTMLGLSSIPANLIAAFGVSMLSQLFARRYRAPVTVFAASGIVPLVPGGQAFDAMRYFVENNYNLAVQFAAKAFLLSGAIAMGLILSEVFYQLIRHQRGAF from the coding sequence TTGTTTCAGCAACTTGTTATCAGTTTTCTTGCGACGGCGGCTTTTGCAATCATTTTTAGCGTCCCCAGAAACCTCCTTGTCGCAAGCGGATTTGTCGGCATGGTAGGGTGGGGCCTCTATACAGGCACGACCATGCTCGGGCTTTCGAGCATTCCAGCCAACCTCATTGCAGCATTTGGCGTTAGTATGCTAAGTCAACTCTTTGCCCGCCGATACCGGGCACCTGTGACTGTTTTTGCCGCGTCGGGAATTGTTCCCCTGGTACCGGGTGGGCAGGCCTTTGATGCCATGCGCTATTTTGTGGAAAACAATTACAACCTTGCCGTCCAGTTTGCGGCCAAGGCTTTCTTGCTCTCCGGAGCGATAGCAATGGGGCTCATCTTATCTGAAGTGTTCTATCAACTCATTCGACACCAGCGTGGAGCTTTCTAG